TACGCGGACAACGGGGCCTTCGTCAGGGCGTGGACGCGCGTCCCGGCCGTCGCCCCCTTTCCGTGGCCTGCGAGCTGCGGCTCCGCCCCGCGTGGCGCCTTCCCCTACGAGACGATCCCCTTCGAGGGTCCGGTTCCGCCGAGCGAGGCCACCGTGCGCTGGCTGCGCGAGATCGTGCGCGAGTGGGTCCCCGCGCTGAGCCCGCGCCTCGACTTCGCCGTCGGTAGCACCGAGTACTGGCTCGCGGCCTCGGCGGAGTACCTGCTCGCCGAGGAGGCCGCCCTGGGTACGCCGCGCCGCGGAGAGTGGCGCTCCGACGCGCACGTGCGCTGGGCGCTCGTCGCCACCGACGTGTACGACCGGGCGCACCCGGCGGACTGGAGCCGCCGCTTCTTCATCGACCAGCTCTACCGGCGACTCCTCTCGCGGGCCCCCGATCCCGAGGGCGGGCTGACGCTGCTCTACCTCTACCAGGGGCTCAGTGCGCTCGAGATCCCGGCGCAGACGATTCGCGTCGAGCTGGCGAAGATGATCTACTGGAGCCAGGAGTTCCGGCGTCACCCCTTCTGGAGCACCAAGGACTGGGGCTATCGCCGGAGGAACCTCGTCCTCCCCGGCGGCGTGCGCTTCGAGGAGGTCCACCCGCACTGGGCCACGGTCTTCTTCACGCAGCTCGGGGACGGCTTCCATCGCGCCTGGACCGCGTTCTTCGACTCGGGGATCCATCGCGACGTGGGACGTACGGTGGGGGAGGCGATTCAGGCCATGCTCGACGAGATCGGGCGCGACCGGGGGAAGTAGCCCTCACGGGGCGCGGCAGAACCCACCCTCGCAGCGACTGCTCTGGCACTGGGAGCCGTTATCGCAGGTGTGCCCCTCGAGCCGCAGCTCGCCCTCGAGGTTCTCGGTGAGCACCACGGTCTCATCCTGCCAGGGGTACAACGCGTCGCCCACCTTCGCCACGCAGTGGACGTCGGCCTCGGTGACGTGTCCTGCGCCCCAGCTCTGCGGCGGCTTCGAGGCGTCGTAGGGGGTGGTCATGATGGTCGGCCCGCTGCCGATCCAGTCGTGCTCGAGGCCGTAGGTGTGCCCCGCTTCGTGGAGCACCACGTCGCTGAGCGCGCGCTCCGGGTCCCTCGTCGTGGAATAGAAGGAGTCGCTGTAGACGAAGCCCACGTTGGCGTGGTGACGGTCTCCGCAGTCGAGGGGTGCCCGGCCAATCACGAGGCTCGTCGGGTCCTTCTCGATCATCTCTCGCGCGCCGCCGACGACGATCATCGTGTAGGGAGGCGTGCAGCCCGCGCTGTCCGCTGCGGGCCGCGTGGTGACGACCTCCACGCCGAAGGGCTGCATGAGCTGGGACACCCGCGTGCGGACGGCCTCCGCCACCTCGGCGCGGGTGCGAGCGGGCTTGTGCCACAGCCACAGGAAGTTGCTCTCGCGGAAGGCGTCGAAGTGGCCCGGGTCGAACGCGGGGACCTGCAGCGGCGTGCTGTCGTGCAGGGTCTTGACCATGTACGAGACGTCGAGCGCCGCGTCGTCGGTGTCGCCGGGCGCGAGGCGCGGCCCGTCGAAGTTCAGGTAGAGCACCCGGCGGTCGTCACAGCTCGTGGTGGGCCCCTGCGCGGGCAGCGGCGAGAGCACGAAGTCGATCACGGGGGCGGGGCGGCTCTGCCGGCCGTGCGCGGCGCGGTCGGCGGAGGGGCTCTCCTCGTCGGGGCCCACCTCCATCACGCAGGACGTACACAGCAAGGCCAGCAGAACCGAGGCAAGTCGCATGATGGCGGAACCCCTCCGTGGGGCGGCCCTGGTTCAAGATCCTTGCCAGATTGGCCCGACCACTGCTCGGGTTTCGTCTTTCGTCAACGCTTTGTAGATATTGCTATTTTTGTCGCTCGCGGTTCCTGCTCGAGGAGGGGACGTGGCGAGTTGCGGCCGCGGGGGGAGGCGACTGCGGTTGGCCGTGGCTCACCGGCTGGCCGGTGCCGCGTCGTCGACGGGGGCTCTCGACCGGTCCGGCCCCGGGACTACCCGGTCCGCGAGAAGGTACAGACGATGCGACACGTGCGCAGCGCTGCCGCCAGCCGCACGTTGGCGGCCCGTCCGTAGGTCGCGACGTGCCGCCTACATGCGGAGCACGCGGGGAGCGATGGGCCTTCGGGCAGGGCGAATACCAGCGTTGGCTCCGCAGCCCACCCGAGGAGGCTCCCCACCAGCTCGGCCGCGGCGTCGAGCGCGTGCCGGTGCACCTCGTGCTGGGCTTCGCGTCGGAGCTTCAGGGCACGGTGGCGGCGTTCGTAGACCCGCGCGTCGAGCCCTTGGCGCAGATCCCGGCGCAGGGCCCGCCGGAGAGCATAGAACTGGGCGTCGTCGAGGGGTGCCCTGGCGGAGAGGGCCCCCTCCGCCTGGCGTACGAGCGCCGCGAAGCGCACCTCCAGCTTCTCGCCGTGGCGGTCGAGAAGCCCGCGCACCGCCGCGCGCGATCGTGCGACGAGCGACTCGTCCTCGAATATCTCGACCAGCAGCGCCTCGGCCGAGCTCTGGCCTAGAGCGGATAGGCCGCCGCCCGCGTCCGCGTAACCGCCGCGCTGGGGCCCCCGCAGCGCTAGCACCGGGAGGTGACGACGGGCAGACGCGCTCGCATACGGCTCGATCATCGTCACGATGAGCTCGGTGCGGGTGGCCGCGACGACCCCGATGAGCGGAATCCCCTCGTGGCAAAGGTGCAGGCGCGTGGTGCAGGTCATCGTTCCCTCCTCGGGGCTGGCTGGGGCACCCGTCGTGTGCGGGTTGCCGGGCGGTCCTCGGTCCAGGTACCTACCGCCGCTCTGGATGACCTCTTCAGTCTAGCGGCGGCAGGGTGTCGCGCAAGACGCGTGGGGCGGGCGTGTATACTCCTTCTGCACACCCACATGGCCCCCCTTCCGCTCCTCCTCGTCCTCGGTTCGGCGCTCCTGCACGCCCTCTGGAACCACCTGCTCAAGGGGCATCCCACCCCCGAGCAGATGGTGGCGCCGGTGATCGTCCTGGCCACGCTCCTGTCGTTCGCGGTGGCTCTGGCGCAGGGGGCGCTCTCCCTCCCTCCCGGCGCGCTTCCCTTCACGCTCCTCGCCGGGCTCGGCGAAGGGGCCTACTTCGCCACCCTGGCCCGCGCGCTGGCCCTCAGCCCCCTCGGCCAGGTCTACGCCCTCTCGCGTGGGGGAGCGCTCCTGCTCGTCTGGCCGGTCTCGCTGCTCTGGCTCGGGGAGCCGCTCTCTCTCGTTTCGCTCGCGGGCGCCGGCGGCCTCGCGGGCGGCCTGGTCCTCTGCAGCTTCGAGCGCGGTCGTGGCCCCCGCGTCGGACGGGGCCTGCTCTTCGCGGCCGCGAGTGCCGTCGCGATCGCCGGCTATCACCTCTGTTACAAGCAGGCGCTCGGGCTGGGCGCTCCCCCGGCGCTGGTCTTCTCGCTCTCGTTGACGCTCGGGGTGTGCGTCCCGATCTACCGGCTGGCGCGCCCCCGGGCCCGCGTCTTTCTCGAGGTCGTGCGCGGCGCCCCCTTCCGCATCGCGCTGGCCGGCCTCTCGTGCGGCGGCTCGTTTCTGCTGCTGCTCACGGCGCTCGCGTCGTCGGGGGCGGGGGCGGTGGTCACCCTGCGCAATACCTCAGTGCTCTACGCGCAGCTCTTCGCCCTCGTGGGCGGGGAACGCCCCTCCCGCCGGCAGTGGCTCGGGGTGCTGCTCGTGGCCGCGGGCGCGGTAACGCTCGGCGTCGGCGGGCGTTGAGGCGGGCCTCGAGTCAAGGCGCTCAGCCGGGCCCTGAGTTACGGCGCTGCCGTGGCCCGCACCTGGTAACGGCCGTCCGCCTCGATGGAGACTCGCGGCACGCGTCGCTGCGCCTCGAACTGGCGGTACGCGGGGGCCAGGCTCTCCCAGAAGGCGAGGAGCCGGGCGTCGCGTCCCGCCTCCCTCGCGAGCGCCGTCATCCCCTCGCGGTCCATGCGCCGCGGAAAGATGTGCACCGCGATCCCTCCCTGGGCCTGGCGACGGTGCTGCACGGCGATGTCGAAGAGCTCCTCGGCGGGGCCGTCCTCGATCGGCAGGCACCCGATGGTCACGCACTTGCCGTGAATGTAGATCTCGCCCCCCAGCCTCCGGGCCGTCGAACGCAGCCGGTCGGCGCGGTTCGGGTAGTCGATCCCGAGCGAACGATGGAAGCGGCTCCGCGGATTGTAGGCCGTGATGCGGTAGAATCCTTCCGGCACCTGCCCGTCGCCCTCCGCGGCTTTGGGCCCGAGACGCCCCGAGCGCGCGCAGATGGCATAGCGTTTCACGAGCTGCAGCGGCTCCCCGGCGCCGCCGGCCCAGAGCTCGAGCTCGCCCTCGTGCTTGAAGGCGCGCAGGTACACGACGGCGGCCGGGTACGGAAGCCGCGCCCGTTCGAACACCTTCTGCGGCGGCTCCTTGACCGGCGCGGTGCAGCTCCCGTGCCGTGGCAAGGCAAGAACGGCGCACACGATCGCA
The sequence above is a segment of the Deltaproteobacteria bacterium genome. Coding sequences within it:
- a CDS encoding EamA family transporter, with amino-acid sequence MAPLPLLLVLGSALLHALWNHLLKGHPTPEQMVAPVIVLATLLSFAVALAQGALSLPPGALPFTLLAGLGEGAYFATLARALALSPLGQVYALSRGGALLLVWPVSLLWLGEPLSLVSLAGAGGLAGGLVLCSFERGRGPRVGRGLLFAAASAVAIAGYHLCYKQALGLGAPPALVFSLSLTLGVCVPIYRLARPRARVFLEVVRGAPFRIALAGLSCGGSFLLLLTALASSGAGAVVTLRNTSVLYAQLFALVGGERPSRRQWLGVLLVAAGAVTLGVGGR